A segment of the Synergistaceae bacterium genome:
GAAGCGACGAGTCCACTCGTCAGATTCAGGAAATTTCCCAGGCGTTTCACCGCGCTCACGAGCTGGGCATGGCGACAATTCTCTGGTGCTACCTGCGCAACTCCGCCTTCAAAACGAAGGAAAAGGACTATCACGTGTCCGCGGATTTGACGGGACAGGCCAACCACCTGGGGGTCACCATCGAAGCGGACATCATCAAGCAGAAACTGCCGGAAAACAACGGGGGATACAAAGCCCTGAACTTCGGAAAGACCTCGGCGGAGGTCTACTCGAAACTGAGTTCCGACAATCCCATCGATCTGACACGCTATCAGGTTCTGAACTGCTACGCCGGTCGGGCGGGCCTGATCAACTCAGGCGGCGCGTCGGGCGGCGAAACCGACCTGGCGGAGGCCGTCCGAACCGCCGTGATCAACAAACGCGCCGGGGGAATGGGACTGATTCTCGGACGCAAGGCGTTTCAGCGTCCCATGAAAGAGGGTGTTCAGATCATCAATGCCGTTCAGGACGTCTATCTCGACGGAGAAATCACCATCGCGTAATCCCGGCGCAGGTTATAGCGGATTGCGTAATCGTGTACTGAAAAGAGACGTTTAATACCGGTAAGTGACGAACACAAATGTATACAGAAAAGAGCCAACGACTCTAAAAGTCAATAAATGCAAAAGCCTTCCCGGTACATGAGGGAGGGCTTTTAATATTGGCGAGATGAATATCTGAACTTTTTTCCCCTGCAGATTTGAGAGATGAAATATTATATGCAAAACCAGGTAATCGATGTAAAATGACACGAAATTCTTTTATGTCTAAAACGGCATGCAAAAAAGGGGAGGAGATACTCTATGAGGAAGATCGCTGGACTTTTGGCGGTCGCGGTTTTGTTGTGTCTGTCGGGGGCAGCCCTGGGCGCTGAGGCGCCGATCAAAATCGGATACCTCGCGGCTCTGACTGGCGACGGTTCCGTCTGGGGGCAGGCGGAAGAGGGCGGAGCGCGGCTCTGGGTGAAGCAGATCAACGAGAAGGGCGGCCTTCTGGGCAGACCGGTGGAGCTTGTGTGCTACGACACGCGAGGCAAGGCGGAAGACGCGGTCAATGCCGTCCGTCGCATGATCTACGAGGATAAGGTCGTCGCCGTCGGCGGAAGCAACTATAGCAGTATTCAGCTCGCCATCGCCTCCGTGGCGGACGGGGGGAAAGTTCCGGTCGTGGCCAGCGCGGCCACCAATCCGGCGGTGACGGTAGATCCGGACACGAAGAAGGTTCGTCCCTACATGTTCCGTATCGCCTACACGGATCCCTATCAGGGCAAGGTCATCGCGGACTACCTCATCGAGAAGTGCGGAGCCAAAAAAATCGCGATCTTCAGCGAC
Coding sequences within it:
- a CDS encoding class I fructose-bisphosphate aldolase translates to MSKETDKIVKLLGKDAKDLLEYKCRVSAEMLSLPGPDFVDRVWAASDRPVPVLRSLQNLFNHGRLKGTGYISILPVDQGIEHSAGASFGPSPIYFDPENIVKLALEAGCNGVASTLGVLGMVARKYAHKIPFILKINHNELLSYPEKHDQVLFASVEQAWNMGAVAVGATIYFGSDESTRQIQEISQAFHRAHELGMATILWCYLRNSAFKTKEKDYHVSADLTGQANHLGVTIEADIIKQKLPENNGGYKALNFGKTSAEVYSKLSSDNPIDLTRYQVLNCYAGRAGLINSGGASGGETDLAEAVRTAVINKRAGGMGLILGRKAFQRPMKEGVQIINAVQDVYLDGEITIA